The DNA sequence ATCGAGGACACGTACGGGGTGTCCATGCCGGACGAACTGCTGACCGACGCGACGTTCGCGACCGCCGGCAGCCTCTGGGCGACGATCGAGGCACTGCGGGGGCCGAGATGACCGCCGGCGTGCCGGACGACGCCGGGTACGGGGCCGCGCTCGCCGACGTGCTGGACGTGACGGCCCGCCACGCGGCGCACGCCGACGAGACCGCGAGCTTCCCGGTCGAGGCGCTGGACGCCATGCGCCGGACCGGCCTGCTCGGCCTGGCGGTGCCGGCCGCGTACGGCGGTGGCGGCGGGGGACTGGCCGAGATCGTCGACGCGACGCTGCGGCTGGCCCGGGTCGACATGTCGGTGGGCCTGATCTTCGCGATGCACTGCCAGCAGGTGGTCGCCGTGGTCCGGCACGCCGACGACGACCTCGCGGGGCGGCTGCTGCCCGTGCTCGGCAAGGGGGACCGCTACCTCGCCTCGGTGACGACCGAACGCGGCAAGGGCGGCCACCTGCTCAGCTCGGAGTCGGCGGTGGAGCGGGCCGCCGGGACGCTGCGGATCGACCGCGACGCCCCGATCGTCACCGGCGGCGGGCACGCCGACGCGTTCCTGATCACCACGCTGGCGCCGGACGCCGACTCGCCGAGCCAGGTCTCCCTGGTCTTCGCCTGGCGCGACCAGCTGACCGTCGAGACGCGTGGCGGCTGGCAGCCGCTGGGGATGCGGGCGACCGAGAGCGTACCGATGCGTCTGGTCGGCCGGGTTCCGGCCGACCAGGTGATCGGCAGTCCGGGCCAGTTCCGGGAGATCGTCTCGACCACCTTCGGCCCGTTCGCCCACATCGGCTGGGCCGCCGCCTGGCTCGGGGCCGCCACCGGTGCGCTCTCCCGGGTCCTCGGCCACATCCGGGGCGACGGCCGCGCCGGCTTCGACCCCTCCTCGGAGCTGCTGCTGACCCGGGTCGCCCGGATCCGGGCCCGGCTCGACCTGGTCAACGCCCTGCTGTGGCACACCGTCGGCGCCGTCTCCGGGGCCGCGCCGGTGACCGAACCGTCGATCCAGTTGCTGGTCAACTCGCTGAAGGTGCACGCGTCGGAGCAGTGCTTCGCCGCCGTCGACGAGCTGATGGAACTCGTCGGGCTGCGGCACGGCTACCTGCGGGGGTCGCCGCTGTGGGTCGAGCGGGTCTTCCGGGACCTCCGGTCGGCCTCGCTGAACTACGGCAACGACCGGCTGCTGCTGGTCAACGGGGCACTCGCGTTGCGGGACCGGCAGGTGCGCCTTGCCTGAGACCGCCGCACGCACGGCCGCCGCCCTGCGGGCCGCGTCGTCGACCCGGGACGCCCGGGCGGTCTGGCGGGCCCTCGGCGAGCACGGCCTGTTGACCGGCGCCGAGGACCTCGGCGGGCTGCTCGCCGCCCTCGACGCGCACTGCCCGGCCGGGGTGGTGCTGTCGGTGTGCGTACAGGTCGCGGCCGCCGTACCGGTGCTGCGCGAACACGTCGGCACCGACCCGGACGGGCCGGCCGCCAAGGCGTACGAGGACGTGGTGCGGGGGAACTCGACGCTGGCGTTCGCCGCCACCGACGGGGTCGGCGCCGGATCGGACCTGATGGGCATGGCCACCACCGCCCGCCTGGACGACGACTCGGTGGTGCTCGACGGCGCCAAGCGGTGGATCACCAACGCCTGCACCGCCGGTCACGCGCTGGTCCTGGCCCGGTACCGGCCGCAGCGGCACTTCACCAGCTTCCTGTGGGTGCTGGTGCCGACCGACGCGCCCGGGGTGCGGGCGGTCGCCGCCGGCGGGCCGCTGCTGGCCGGTGCCGGCCTCGGTGACCTGCATCTGGACGGCGTACGCCTGGACCGCGGCCACCTTGTCGGCCGGCCGGGCCGGGGGCTGGTCACGTTCGCCCGGCACGCCGCCACCGAGCGCCTCGCGGGCGGACTCTGGGCCGCCGCCATGTGCCGGCGGGTACTCGCCGACACCCACCGGCGGCTGACCACCCGTCCGCTCGGTGACGCGACCGCCTGGGACAACCCGGCGATCCGGGAACGGTACGCCCGCTGCCTGGTCGAGGCCTGGCGGATCGACGCCGCCTGCGCCGCCTACCGGGCCAGCGACCGGCCCATGACGACCGGGATGCTGCTCAAGGTGTCGGTGGCGGACAGCCTCGACGCGGTGCTCACCGAGTGCGCGCGGCTGGTCGGCGCGGACGCCTTCGCCGCCGGCGGGCTGGCGCAGTTGCGGGCCGAGGCCGGGATGTTCGCCACCGCCGGCGGGGCGACCGGCGCGATGCTCGCCGGCATCGCCGACCACGTACCCGATCTGCTCGGGGAGCCGGCGCGATGACCGTTCAGGACCGGCCGGCGCCCCGCCGGCAGCCGGCCGGGGCACCGTGGCACGGGCCGCCGGTGCTGCGGCTCGACGTGACCCCGGGGGTCGAGGTCGCCGTCGCCCACCAGACCCGGCTCGTCGACCTGGCACCGTCCACCGTAGACCTGGCGGCATCGGCCGACCTGCCCCCCGACCGGCGGGCGGAGTGGCTGGCCGTGCGGACCCTGCTGCGGACGCTGCTGGTGGCGGAACTGGGGGAGCGGGCCGGGACAGTGGCGATCGGCGCCCACCCCGGCGGGCAGCCGCACCTGCCGCGGCGACCGGACCTGTTCGTCAGCCTGTCGCACGACGACGGCTTCGTGGCCGCGGCGGTCGGACTGGGCGTCCCGGTGGGCATCGACGTCCAGGTGCCGGTGCCCGCGCCGCCGGCGCTGCTGCGCAGGTGCTGCCGACCGGACGTCCGCGCCGCGCTGGACCGGTTGCCGCAGCCGGCCCGGGACCTGGAGTTCGCCTGGTTGTGGACCGTGCAGGAGGCGTGTGTCAAGGCGACCGGGGCCGGCCTCGCCGGCGAGCCGTGGACCATCCCGGTCCCGTACGGGCGGCACCGCGGCCGCTGGCGGGAGCTGTGCTGGGTGAGCCTGCGGGACCGGGTCGACGTGCCGGTCAGCGTCGCCTACACCGACGGCGGAAGCGGGGCCACATGACGACCGGACCAGACCCCCGGTTCGCGGGGCTCAGCTGCTACACGAGCAATCTCGCCGGCTACCGGGCCGCCGAGTTCGCCGACACGCCGCCCTGGTTCGCCACGTCGGTACGGCTCGCGGTCCGCGTCGACCTGCCCGACGGGCAGTTGGCGTTCTCCCACCACGCGCAGCCGCTCGACCGGCTGCCGGACGGCACCCGGCTGACGTACGCCAGCGCACCCGCGTCCGACGCGGCCGACGGGATCGACGCCGAACTGCGCCGGTACGGCCGGGTGGTGGTCGTCGCCGACAGCGCCGCGCTGCCCTGGTCGCCGTCGGCCGGGTCCACCCACCACGCGCCGCACTGGCTGCTGGTCGACGGCCGGTACGGCGACGAGTGGCATGTCGTGGACGCCTTCGGCGGCCTGCTGGCCACCGGTGAACAGCGGCCGTACGCGGGCCGGCTCGGCACCGGCGCGCTGCTGTCGGCGCTGCGCCAGCCGGGCTGGAGCCCCGAGCAGTGCCGGCGGGGCGCCCTCGTCTTCGGCCACTGGACCCCGCCGCCCGACGGCGCCGATCCGTGCTGGCTGCGGCGGACCGCCGACCCCGCCCCGGCACCCCGGCTGCCCGGCACGTGGCTGTCCGGCGACGACGCCCTGGAGTTCCTCCGCGACCGCGTCACCGACGATCCGGCCGCCGCCGGCCGGCACCTCGACGACCTGTGGGCCGCGGCGATGCACCACGTCTTCCGGCACCGGTGGTACGCCGCCGACGCCGCCGCCGCGGCCTGGGCGGACCTGCCCCGGGCGCTGCGGTTCGCGGTCGACTCGGCCCGCCGCGGCCGTCCCCGGCCCGCACTGGTGCGGGCCACCTTCGACCACCTCCGACGCCTGGAACGCGACCAGGCGACCGCTGCACCGACCCCCGTGGGCCGTAATCCCCGGCAACGTCCCGAAGGAAGTGCGATGGAGACCCGTACCCTCTACGACTGGTTCCTCACGTCGGCCCGGCGCCACCCGGACAACGTGGCGATCGAGGTCGCCGCGGACGCGTTGACCTATGCCGAACTCCGGGCCGCGACGGAGCGGCTCTCGGCCGACCTGGTGCGGCACCTGGGCCGTCCGCCGCGACGGGTCGGGCTGCTCAGCTCGCGCAGTCTCGTCGGCTATCTCACCTACCTGGCGGCGCTGCGGCTCGGCGCGACGGTGGTGCCGCTGAATCCGGCCAACCCCGCCGCGCGCAACCTGGCCATCAGCGACGAGGCGGGCCTGGACCTGACCGTCGTCGACGACACCTCCGGCGACGGGCTGGCCGAATACCGGCGGCAGGCCGCCGTGGCCGTCCTGGACCTCACCGGCGACGGCTGGCGCCGCTTCCTCACCCCCGACCCGGGGGCGACGGTTCCGCCGCAGGTGGAGCGCGGCCCCGACGACTTCGCCTACATCATCTTCACCAGCGGCACCACCGGCCGGCCCAAGGGCGTGCCGGCGACCCACGCCAACGTGGGCTCGTTCCTGACCGAGGTGATCAGAAGGTACCGGTTCCGGCCCGAGTCGCGGGTGTCCCAGACCTTCGAGATGTGCTTCGACGGTTCGATCCTGGCGATGTTCGGCGCCTGGGGCAGCGGCGCCACCCTCTGCGTGGCACAGCGCGGCGACGTGCTGACCCCGGTGCGGTTCATCAACGGCAAGCGGCTGACCCACTGGCTCTCCGTACCGTCGCTCATCTCCTTCGCCAAACGGCTGCGGGCGCTCGCCCCCGGCAGCATGCCGACCCTGCGGCTGAGTTCCTTCGGCGGCGAACCGCTCACCGTCCAGCAGGTCGACGACTGGACGGCGGCCGCCCCGAACACCGCGGTCATCAACTGCTACGGGCCGACCGAGACCACGGTCATCGTCACCGCGTACGAGGTGCCCGCCGACCCGGCGCAGCGGGTCGCGGCGGTGAACCGCTCGGTGCCGATCGGCGACATCTACCCGCACCTGGAGTACGTGCTGCTCGACGACGATCTCCGCCCGTCCGACGACGGCGAGTTGTGCATCCGGGGCGACCAGCGGTTCCCCGGCTACCTCGATCCGGCGGAGAACGCCGGCCGGTTCGTCACGTTCGACGGCGCCCGGGCCCGGGTCTACGACGGCACCGAACCGCTCACCGCGCGGCACTGGTACCGCACCGGCGACCGGGTCCGGCGCGAGTCCGGCGAACTCGTGCACCAGGGCCGGATCGACCACCAGGTCAAGGTGCGCGGAAACCGGGTCGAACTCGGTGAGATCGAGGCGGCCCTGCGGATCCACCCGCAGGTGGTGGAGGCCGTGGTGATCACGGTGGCCGGTGTCGACGGCGAGGTCGACCTGCACGCGGTCTACACCGGAGCCCCACTCTCCGACGACGACCTCACCGGCCTCGTCGGGCACCTGCCGCCCTACATGCGGCCGCGCGGCTTCCACCACCGGGCCGAGATCCCGCTCACCGAGGTGGACAAGGTCGACCGCAAGCGGCTGGCCGACGAGTTCCTCGCCACCCATGGCTGACCGGGGCGAGGTGGCCGGCCCGGTACCGGCGACCGCGATGCAGGAGGCCCTCTGGTGGGTGCACCAGCGGGCGCGGAACCGGTCGGTCTACAACCTCACCTGGCGGCTGGCCACCGACCGGCCGCTCGACCGGGCGGCGCTGCGCGACGCCTGGCAGTCGCTGGTCGACCGGCACGAGACGCTGCGTACGTCGATACACCGGCGGGACGGGCGGGTCGAACTCGACGTCGCCGCGCGCCTGCCGGTCGACGTCGCCCGGATCGAGATCGACGACCCCGGCTCCGCCGACCCCGCCACCCTGCTCCGCCTGCTCGCCGAGGAACTCCAGGAGCGGGAGTTCGCGCTGGACTCGGCACCGCTGGCCCGGCTCACCCACGTGCGGGTCGGCGCGGTCCACGAACTCGTGCTCACCGTGCACCACGTCGTCCTCGACGGCTGGGCGATCCAGCTGCTGATGGGGGAACTGTCGCAGGCGTACGCGGCGGCCGGTGCCGGCCGCCCGGTGTCCTGGCCCGCCGATCCGGTCCCGTTCTCGACGTACGCCCGCGAGCATGCCGCCGCCCGCGCCGACGACCGGTGGGCGCAGAGCCTGCGGTACTGGCGGAACACCCTCGCCGACGCGACCGCCGCGACCCTCGAACCGGACCTGCCCGGCGAACTGGCCAGCGGCGCGCCCGGCGCCATCGTGAGGTACGGGTTCAGCGCCGACGCGGCCACCGGGATCGCGGCGCTGGCGAAGGTCACCTTCGGCACCCCGTTCGCGATCGTCCTGGCCGCCGCGCAGATCGTGCTCGCCCGGGGCGGGGCGGGGTCCGACGTGACCCTCGGCGTGGTGGTAGCGAACCGGATGACAGCCCGCGACCAGGCGCTCGTCGGCTACACCGCCAACCTGTGCACCGTGCGGGCCGGCGTCCGGGACACCGACACCGTCCTCGACGTCGTGGGCCGGGCCCGGGACGGGATGTGGGCGATGCTCACCCACCAGGCGGTGCCGTACCCGGTCGTGTTCGAGGCACTGCCGTCGGACACCCAGACCGCGCTGGGCGACACGGCACCGCTGCTGCTGAGCTATCTCGGCCCGATCGGCAACGACCTGCGGCTCGGCGACGTACCGGTCCGGCTGCTGCCCAGCCCGAACCGGGCGGCCCGGGCGGACCTGGCGATGTCGACCTGGGAGACCGACGGCGAATACCTGGCCGAGATCGAGTTCAACACCAGCCGGTACCGGCCGGACACCGTACTGCGGTTCCTGCACGACCTCGACGCGGTGCTCGCCGACGGTGGCGCGGAACCCGCCCGTGCGGTCGGCTCGCTGGCGGTCGGCTCGCGGGCCCGGACGGGGCGCGGCGTGCCGGCCGGCGCCGCGGCGCACGCCGCGCCGCTGCCGCAGACGGCGGTCTGGCGACAGGTCGTCGCGGCCTGGACCGAGCTGCTGGGCGGCCCGCCCGCCGGACCGGACGTGAACTTCTTCGCGGTCGGCGGCAACTCGCTGCGGGCGCTGCAGTTCGTCGGGGCGGTCCAGCCCGCCGGCGGTCCGGCGGTCGACATCGTGCGCTGGTTGGGCGAGCCGACGCCGCGGCGCCTGGTCGACCAGCTCACCGACGACCCGGCGGAGCCGGCGGCCGAACCGTCGACGCTGGTCCGGCTACGCGACGGCACCGGACCGCACCTGCACCTGCTACCCGGCGCGGGCGGCAGCCCCCGGGACTACCAGGACCTCGTGGCCGCCCTGCCCGGCGACTGGCTGGTCACCGCCTCGACCGGGACCGAGTTCGCCGACGTGCCGGCGATGGCCCGGGCGTTCCAGGCCGACCTCGCCGCCGCCGGCCTGGCACCGGACGTCCTCGGCGGCTGGTCGATGGGGGGTCAGATCGCCTACCAGATGGCGGCCGACCGGACCGGCCGGCGGCCGCTCCTGGTGCTGCTGGACTCGGCGCCGCCGACCGGATATCCGCAGCCCGGCGACGCGGCCCGGCACCGCTTCGCCGAGTTCGTCGAGAGCGTCCAGCGGTCGTCGGGAGTGCGGCGGGGGCCGCGGGCGGCCACGACCGGGGACCGACCCGACGCCGGCTTCGACGGTGACCTGGCCAGCGGCGCGCTGGCCGCCTGCCTGGCCGGTGTCGGGCACCCGGTGCCCGCCCGGCTGCTGGCGCAGCGGTGGCGTGGCTACGAACGGCACAGCCGGGCCGTCGCGTCCTACGTCCACACCGGACCGGTCGACACCCCGGCGCTGGTCGTCGCCGCCGAGCTGCTGGACGCGCAGCTGACGCAGTGGGCCGAACGACTCGGCCCGACCCGGTCGCTGCGGGTCACGGCCGACCACCACGCGGTCCTGGGCGCCCCGGTCGCCGTCGAGATCGCCGAGGCGATCACCGATTTCGTCCGCGTCGTGGAGACGCAAGTCTGATCAAGGAGGACCCCGTGGTCGATGTGAAGGTCCTGGAACAGGACCTCCGGGAGCATGTACGACGACACGTTCCGCCGGGTGCCGTCGCGGCGGCCGGCAAGGACCTGGCGCACTACGGGCACGCGAAGGTGTCCTTCGCCGCCCCGGACAGCGTCAAGGCCGCGCTCGCCGCCGAGGTGGAGAGCCTGATCCAGGAGGCCGGCACCCGCCGGGACCTGCGCTTCGCCGAGACCGACTACACGCCCCGAAAGATGCGCAACGTCACCCGGTCGGAGATCGCCGAACTCGGCACCGTGATCCGGGCGGTCTACGCCGCCGAGCCCCTGCTCCGGCTGCTCACCGAGGTCGCCGGCGAACCCGTGCACCGGTGCCCGTACGAGCCCGAGCAGTTCGTCATCACCTGCCTGGAGAAGGACGGCGACACCCACGGCTGGCACTGGGACGACTTCACCTTCGCGCTGGTCTGGGTGGTCGAGTGCCCGCCGGTGGAGAACGGCGGGTTCGTCCAGTGCGTGCCGGGGACGAGTTGGGACAAGCGGAAGCCGGCGATCAACCGGGTCTTCGTCGAGCACCCCATCTACTCGATGGAGCTGTTCCCCGGCGATCTCTACCTGATGCGGACCAACACCACCCTGCACCGGGTCTTTCCGGTCCAGGGCGGCCGCCGCAAGATCGTGAACATGGGATACGCGTCCACTTCGGACCTGAGTGGGGACTTCTCGCACGAGACCATGGATCAGTTGTGGGCCACCGCGCCCGCCGGAGAGGTGTGATCGACATGTCGAACCGAAACAACGTCGCCCCCCGTCACATCGTGCTGGCCTTCTCCGGCGGCCTCGACACGTCGGTGGCCCTGGTCTGGCTCAAGGAGCGCTACCGCTGCCGGCTCACCGCCTTCATCGCCGACCTCGGTCAGGGCGAGGAACTCGACGTGGCCGCCCGCAAGGCGGAGAAGCTCGGCGCCGACGAGGTACGCGTCGTCGACCTGCGCGAGGAGTTCGCCCGCGACTACGCGTTCCCCATGTACCGCGCCGACGCCCTGTACGAGGGGCAGTACCTGATGGGCTCCTCCATCGGCCGGCCGCTGATCGCGGCCGCGCAGCTGCGGATCGCCGAGGAGGTCGGCGCCGACGCGGTCGCGCACGGGGCCACCGGCAAGGGCAACGACCAGATCCGGTTCGAGATGACCTTCGCCGCGCTGCGCCCGGACATCACCGTCATCAGCCCCTGGCGCGAGTGGGAGTTCGCCTCGCGCACCGACCTGCTCGCCTTCGCCGGACGCAACGGCATCGAACTGGACCTCAGCAGCGGCGAGCGGCCGTACTCGATCGACAGCAACCTGCTGCACACCTCGTACGAGGGGGAGGTGCTCGAGGACCCGGCGCTGCCCGCCCCGGCCGGCCTGCTGTTCCGGGTCAACGACGTCGCCGACACCCCGGCCGAACCCGAGACGGTCGAGATCCACTTCCAGTCCGGCAACCCGGTCGGCGTCAACGGCACCCCGCTGTCCGCCACCGGGGTCCTGGAGACCCTCGACGCCATCGGACGCCGGCACGGCATCGGCCGGCTGGACATCGTGGAGAACCGGATCTTCGGCATGAAGACCCGCAACATCTACGAGGCCCCGTCCGGCGCGTTGCTCTGGCACGCCCACCGGGCCGTCCAGTCGCTGGTGCTCGATCCCGAGGTGGCCCAGCTCAAGGAGGAGCTGATGCCGAGGTACGCCGCGCTGGTCTACCGCGGCCTGTGGTTCGCCCCGGAGCGGCTGATGCTCCAGGCCGCGATCGACTTCAGCCAGCAGGACGTGACCGGCGACGCGGTGCTGCGGGTCCACCACGGCGGCGTGCAGGTCGTCGGCCGCCGCTCGCCGCACAGCCGGTACGACGTCGCGTTCGCCACCTTCGAGGCCGACGACGTCTTCGACCAGCGCGACTCGTCGGGCTGGCTGCGGGTCAGCACGGTGCGGTTCCGGGCCGGCCGGCGGGCCGGGGCGGTGGACCGATGAGGATCGTCTTCTTCGGGTACGGCCAGCTCGGCGCGACCGTGCTGCGCGGGATCGCGCCCCGGCACGAGGTGTCGCTGGTGCTGACCCACCGGGCCGAGTTCAGCGGACTCGGCGAACCCGACGTTGAGCGGGCCGCCGCCGAACTGGGCCTGCCGGTGCGCTATTCGGCGACCGCCCGCGAACCCGAACTGCACCGGTTGTTGCGTGACCTGGCACCGGAGGTGATCGTCTCGACGAACTGGCGGACCCGCGTGCCGCCGGAGGTGCTGCGCATCCCCGCCCGCGGGGCGATCAACACCCACGACGCCCTGCTTCCGGCGTACGCGGGCTTCGGCGCGGTCAACTGGGTGATCCGCAACGGCGAGGAGGAGACCGGGCTCAGCGTGCACTACATGGCCGACGAGTTGGACACCGGTCCGGTCATCACCCGCTCCGTGGTCAAGATCGGACCGCACGACACCGCCGGCTACGTCCTCGACCGGCTGCTGGAGGAGTACGTGCCGGTCACCCTGCGGGCGCTGGACCTCGTCGGGCAGGGCCACCGGGGTGAACCGCAGCCGGCGGAGGGCGCCTCCTTCTACCACCGGATCGGGATCGACGACACCCGTATCGACTGGCGGGACAGCGCCACCGTCGTCTACAACCTGGTACGCGGCCAGTCCGATCCGTTCGTCAACGCGTGGACCACCCACGACGGGGTCCGGCTCCGGGTCAAGGCAGCCACCCTGCCGACCCGGGCACATGGCGGCACTCCGGGCCGGATCGTCAAGGCCGACGACGGCGGCGTGGTCATCGCCTGCGGCCGGCCGGGCGACGGCGACGACCGGGGCGTGGTGCTGCTCGAGGTGGCGACCGAGGATGGGCCGACCGTGCGCGCCGTCGACCACTTCACGGCCTTCGGGGGGTACCTTCGCTGACGCGGCTCGTGACGGCGCACGGGGGCGCCGGCGAAGGGAGGGGTGCCGGATGATCGGTCGGCTGCACTCGGTGGTCCTGGACTGCCCGGACGCGGAGGAACTCGCGGAGTTCTATGTGGAGCTGACCGGCCTGGAGTGGGCGGACAGCGACGGCTACTGGGTGACACTGAAGGGCCCGGACGGCCATCCCCGGCTCTGCCTCCAGAGCGTGCCGGACTTCCAACCGCCGCGGTGGCCCGATCCGGCGTACCCCCAGCAGTGCCACCTCGACATCGAGGTCGACGACATCCGGACGGCCGAGAAGGCCGTGCTCCGCCTGGGGGCGACCCTGCTGCGCGGCGGAGGCAGCCGCGCCTGCGGGTTCCGCGTCTACGCCGACCCGGTCGGTCATCCGTTCTGCCTGGTCTGGGGACAGGACTGAGCCGGCGCCGGGATCAGGCCGTCGAGGTCAGGTTCATCGCGTCGAGGCTCACCTCGGTGCCGGCCCGCAGCGAGTTCGGGATCTCGGCGATCCGGTCGACGTGCGCGACGAGGTCGCGTAGCCGTTCCTGGGGCGCGTCGCCGCTGAGTTCGACACCGTAGGAGATCGGCGTCGACACCGCCGGGTCACCGGCGAACCCGCCGGACACCCGCACGGCGACCCGGTGCAGCGTGATGCCCATGGCGTCCGCCTCGCGGAACAGATCGTTGGAGACGCAGCCGGCCACCGCCAGGCAGAGCAGCTGCCCACCGTTGAAACCGAGCCCGCCACCGCCGGCCTCGACCGGACGGTCCACCACGAGCGTGTACGACCCCGCCGAACCGACGGCGGTCGGCCGCCCGTCGACGGTACGCGTCTCGACCACGAAGCTCATGCCCGGCATCCCTTCCCACGGCCACCGCCCACGACCCGCCACTATCGCACCCCGAACCCGCCGGACACGGCGCGCCGCGTCTTCCGACAAAGTCGGTGAGGGCGGGATTTCTCCTGATTGGGAATGTCGGTCCGGCCGGCGGTCCCATGCCGGGAACCGGAGGAGCCGTGCCGTGAGATCCTATGTGGATGCCAGGTTTCGGTCATACGCCGGCCGGCTGACCGGCCCTGACAGGGGCCGGGTCGTCGGCGGGCCGGTTTGCCGGCCGGCCGGTGGGGAATGGTGCGGGGTATGCGTGTCGACGACACCCTGGCCCTGGCCCGCGAGGGCTACGCCTGGCTGCCCAACCGCCGCCGGCGCGCCGGCGGCGGTCCGGTCGGGACGCGGCTGCTGGGGCGGCGCGCGGTCGGGCTGGTCGGGCCGGCGGCCGCCCGGTTCTTCTACGACGACGACCACGTACGCCGGCACGGGGCGATCCCCGGCCCGGTGCGGAGCACACTGCTCGGCCACGGCGCCGTGCACACCCTCGACGGTGCCGCGCACCGGGTCCGCAAGGCGCTCTTCCTGGCGCTGCTCACCCCCGACGGGGTCGCCGCGCTGGCCGACCGGGTGACCGAGGCGTGGGACGCCGCCGTACCGGCCTGGCGGGGCGACCGGCCGGTCAGCCTCTTCGACGAGACGAGCCGGCTGATCACCCGCGGGGTCTGGGAGTGGGCGGGCGTGCCTCTGGCCGACACCGACGTCGCGCCGGTCGCCGCCGATCTGGTGCTGATGGTCGACGGGTTCGGTACGATCGCGCCCCGGCACTGGCGGGCCCGGCGGGCCCGTACCCGCCAGGAGAACCGGCTGGCCCGGCTGGTCGAGGAGTTCCGCGCCGACGCCGGCGGCGCGTCGGGCCCGGCCGCCTCCGGTCCGGTCCGGCTGTCCGGGGCCGCCGGCTCGGCACTCGACGTCGTCGCGCACCACCGCGACGCGAACAACCGGCCGCTCGACCCGTGCACCGCCGCCGTCGAGTTGCTCAACCTGCTGCGGCCGACCGTCGCCGTGACCTGGTTCCTGACCTTCGCCGCACACGCCCTGCACCGCTGGCCGGAGCACCGCGGCCCGGTACGCGACGACCCGGGGTACGCCACCGCCTTCGTCCACGAGGTGCGCCGCTTCTACCCGTTCGCGCCGTTCGTCGGCGGCCGGGCGGTCCGGGACCTGACCTTCGCCGGGCGCCGGATCCCGGCCGGGACACTGGTACTGCTCGACCTCTACGGGCAGAACCACGACCCGGAACTGTGGCCCGACCCCTACCGGTTCGACCCCGGCCGTTTCGTGGACCGCCGGATCGGCGCCTTCGAACTCGTGCCGCAGGGCGGCGGTGACCCCCGTACCGGCCACCGGTGCCCCGGCGAGGACCTGACCGTCACGCTGCTGCGCCGCCTCGTGCCACGACTGGCCGGCCTCGACTACGAGGTGCCGGACCAGGACCTGCGCATCCCGCTGGGCCGCGTCCCGACCCGGCCGCGGAGCGGTTTCGTCATCCGGAACGTCCGGCCGCCGGAAAAACCTTCGAAGAATTCCGCCGGGGATGTCGAGAACCCGCCCGCAGCCTCGACCTGACCGTGAAAGCGTCGGACGACCGGCGCCCGGGTGTGAGGAGCAGGACGTGAAGTACATGCTGTT is a window from the Polymorphospora rubra genome containing:
- a CDS encoding amino acid adenylation domain-containing protein, with amino-acid sequence MTTGPDPRFAGLSCYTSNLAGYRAAEFADTPPWFATSVRLAVRVDLPDGQLAFSHHAQPLDRLPDGTRLTYASAPASDAADGIDAELRRYGRVVVVADSAALPWSPSAGSTHHAPHWLLVDGRYGDEWHVVDAFGGLLATGEQRPYAGRLGTGALLSALRQPGWSPEQCRRGALVFGHWTPPPDGADPCWLRRTADPAPAPRLPGTWLSGDDALEFLRDRVTDDPAAAGRHLDDLWAAAMHHVFRHRWYAADAAAAAWADLPRALRFAVDSARRGRPRPALVRATFDHLRRLERDQATAAPTPVGRNPRQRPEGSAMETRTLYDWFLTSARRHPDNVAIEVAADALTYAELRAATERLSADLVRHLGRPPRRVGLLSSRSLVGYLTYLAALRLGATVVPLNPANPAARNLAISDEAGLDLTVVDDTSGDGLAEYRRQAAVAVLDLTGDGWRRFLTPDPGATVPPQVERGPDDFAYIIFTSGTTGRPKGVPATHANVGSFLTEVIRRYRFRPESRVSQTFEMCFDGSILAMFGAWGSGATLCVAQRGDVLTPVRFINGKRLTHWLSVPSLISFAKRLRALAPGSMPTLRLSSFGGEPLTVQQVDDWTAAAPNTAVINCYGPTETTVIVTAYEVPADPAQRVAAVNRSVPIGDIYPHLEYVLLDDDLRPSDDGELCIRGDQRFPGYLDPAENAGRFVTFDGARARVYDGTEPLTARHWYRTGDRVRRESGELVHQGRIDHQVKVRGNRVELGEIEAALRIHPQVVEAVVITVAGVDGEVDLHAVYTGAPLSDDDLTGLVGHLPPYMRPRGFHHRAEIPLTEVDKVDRKRLADEFLATHG
- a CDS encoding 4'-phosphopantetheinyl transferase family protein, translated to MTVQDRPAPRRQPAGAPWHGPPVLRLDVTPGVEVAVAHQTRLVDLAPSTVDLAASADLPPDRRAEWLAVRTLLRTLLVAELGERAGTVAIGAHPGGQPHLPRRPDLFVSLSHDDGFVAAAVGLGVPVGIDVQVPVPAPPALLRRCCRPDVRAALDRLPQPARDLEFAWLWTVQEACVKATGAGLAGEPWTIPVPYGRHRGRWRELCWVSLRDRVDVPVSVAYTDGGSGAT
- a CDS encoding acyl-CoA dehydrogenase family protein; translated protein: MPETAARTAAALRAASSTRDARAVWRALGEHGLLTGAEDLGGLLAALDAHCPAGVVLSVCVQVAAAVPVLREHVGTDPDGPAAKAYEDVVRGNSTLAFAATDGVGAGSDLMGMATTARLDDDSVVLDGAKRWITNACTAGHALVLARYRPQRHFTSFLWVLVPTDAPGVRAVAAGGPLLAGAGLGDLHLDGVRLDRGHLVGRPGRGLVTFARHAATERLAGGLWAAAMCRRVLADTHRRLTTRPLGDATAWDNPAIRERYARCLVEAWRIDAACAAYRASDRPMTTGMLLKVSVADSLDAVLTECARLVGADAFAAGGLAQLRAEAGMFATAGGATGAMLAGIADHVPDLLGEPAR
- a CDS encoding acyl-CoA dehydrogenase family protein, whose translation is MTAGVPDDAGYGAALADVLDVTARHAAHADETASFPVEALDAMRRTGLLGLAVPAAYGGGGGGLAEIVDATLRLARVDMSVGLIFAMHCQQVVAVVRHADDDLAGRLLPVLGKGDRYLASVTTERGKGGHLLSSESAVERAAGTLRIDRDAPIVTGGGHADAFLITTLAPDADSPSQVSLVFAWRDQLTVETRGGWQPLGMRATESVPMRLVGRVPADQVIGSPGQFREIVSTTFGPFAHIGWAAAWLGAATGALSRVLGHIRGDGRAGFDPSSELLLTRVARIRARLDLVNALLWHTVGAVSGAAPVTEPSIQLLVNSLKVHASEQCFAAVDELMELVGLRHGYLRGSPLWVERVFRDLRSASLNYGNDRLLLVNGALALRDRQVRLA